The following is a genomic window from Stenotrophomonas maltophilia.
GCATGGGACTTCTCCAACCCGATCATTCCCTGCACTGAAGCGCGCCGGGACCATAATTGGGGAAGTATAGACAGCCAATACCAGTTGATTTGCCTGTTTTGAAACACACCGGCAGGATGTTCTCCTGCAATTCATTCCCGAAGGTTGACGGCCATGGCCACCCGTACCCGCGAACTGGACAAGATCGACCGCAAGATCCTGCGCATCCTGCAGGCCGAAGGCCGTATCTCCTTCACCGAGCTGGGTGAGCGGGTCGGCCTGTCCACCACCCCCTGCACCGAGCGCGTGCGCCGGCTGGAGCGCGAAGGGGTGATCACCGGCTATCACGCCCACCTCGACCCGGCCGCGGTGAAGGCCAGCCTGCTGGTGTTCGTGGAAATCAGCCTGGCCTACAAGTCCGGCGACATCTTCGAGGAATTCCGCCGCGCCGCCCTGAAGCTGCCCAACGTGCTGGAGTGCCACCTGGTGTCGGGCGACTTCGATTACCT
Proteins encoded in this region:
- a CDS encoding winged helix-turn-helix transcriptional regulator — protein: MATRTRELDKIDRKILRILQAEGRISFTELGERVGLSTTPCTERVRRLEREGVITGYHAHLDPAAVKASLLVFVEISLAYKSGDIFEEFRRAALKLPNVLECHLVSGDFDYLLKARISEMASYRKLLGSTLLTLPHVRESKSYIVMEEVKETLSLPIPD